The following coding sequences lie in one Arachis ipaensis cultivar K30076 chromosome B03, Araip1.1, whole genome shotgun sequence genomic window:
- the LOC107634353 gene encoding formin-like protein 20 codes for MPLPDMMAAVLAMDESVLDVDQVKNLIKFCPTKEEMELLKGYTGDKENLEKCEQVTEFKKSLKTVNSACEEVRKSVKLKIMKKILFFG; via the exons ATGCCACTTCCTGATATGATG GCTGCTGTGCTGGCTATGGATGAATCAGTATTAGATGTAGATCAGGTGAAAAATCTCATTAAGTTTTGTCCTACTAAAGAAGAGATGGAACTTTTGAAG GGATACACTGGTGACAAAGAGAATTTGGAAAAATGCGAACAG GTTACAGAATTTAAGAAGAGTTTAAAAACTGTGAACTCTGCTTGTGAAGAG GTCCGAAAGTCTGTCAAgctgaagatcatgaagaaaatTCTTTTTTTTGGGTAA